TTTCAACTATAGTAAAGCCAAACAAAGGTATTTAGGTAGCAGAGAGGCCTTAACTCCTGGCCTTCATCCATAGTTGTTAACACGTGTCCTAGCCAACTAGTGGTAAAAAATGGGTAGACGTCTGACCTGTATTCATTTTTAGTAGGTAGGCGACGCATAAGAGCACCTCAGCGGCTAGACGACGTCTAAATCCGTACAAATCCGCCTAAGTACatctaattttatttaataatttgtaGGAAGAATTCGTGTACCAACTAGAATTCGcgaaatttgatttaattttcTCTTTTTAGGCCTGTTTCAGTTTCTGAAGTGCTTCCTCAAGGTCGTATATATCATAAAACATACGGTTGTCAAATGAATGTCAATGATATGGAGATTGTGTAGTCTGTCATGAAGAATGCTGGCTATAATGAAATTGTGGAGGCCCCAGAGAGTGTAGAGATAATTTTTATCCATACTTGTGATATCCAGACAATGCTGAACAAAAGGTGTGGCACATGCTTAATTATTTTTGGTTTTTGAAGAGGCACTGGAAGAGCAATGTTGCTACTGGGCGATCAGAATCATTATGTCCTCCAAAAGTGGTTGTTTTGGGATGTATGGTTGAAAGGTTAAAAGAAAAGATTTTAGATGCAGAGAAGATGGTGGATGTAGTATGTGGACCTGATGCATATCGTGATTTGCCATGACTTCTGGAAGAGGTAGATTATGGTCAGAAAGGGATTAATACACTTCTTTCTCTTGAAGAAACTTATGCCGATATTAATCCTGTCCGTATCTCAAAGAATTCAGTAACTGCTTTTGTCTCTGTGATGAGAGGTTGCAATAATATGTGCTCTTTCTGCATTGTTCCCTTCACCAGAGGCAGAGAGAGGTCTCGTCCTGTAGAATCTATTGTGAAAGAGGCGGTAGAGCTTTGGAAAGGAGTGAAAGAGGTAACAATTCTTGGCCAGAATGTGAATAGCTACAATGACGCATCTGTAGTAGAAGATGCTGAACCAGGAACCAATTGGAAATTAAGTGAAGGGTTTTCCACCATATCAAAGGTGAAGAAAATGGGCTTGCGCTTTGCTGATCTTCTAGAAAGACTTTCGACGGAATATCCAGAGATGCGATTCAGATACACACCCCCTCATCCTAAATTTGCTCTATGGTATGCAAGATAGATATAATATCTGTAAAAACATACATCTGCCAGCACAAACAGGAAGCAGTACAGTACTTGAGAGAATGCGTCGGGGATACACACGAGAAGCATACTTGGATCTTGTTCAGAAGATTCGCAATATCATTCCTGATGTTGGTCTGAGCAGTGATTTCATAACCGGTAAGTGTCTATTTAGGATGTTTTTTCTGATGCTGTAGAATATATATGTAACATAAGCTCCACACACATCTCGAAAGCAATGAACTCCTATCATCTTTGACTGTGACTTCATACTTTTCCCTTTATATTTTTGTGGCAGAGAactttcttttattattttcttgtaAACTTTCTCATTTGTGGCTGAAGAGCTCAAATCTTTTACAGGCTTTTGCGGTGAAAGACATGAGGAACACAGACACACACTAAGCCTTGTTAAGGCTGTTAGTTATGATATGGCATATATCTTCGCATATAGCATGAGAGAGAAAACTCATGCTCACAGAAACTATGAGGATGATGTCCCTAATGATGTAAAGCAAAGGAAGCTAACAGAACTCATTGATACTTTCCGCGAGAGTACATGCAAGTGTTTTGACTCTCAAATTGGTACTATGCAACTTATGCTGGTGGAAGGTCCCAACAAGAGAGCTTCCAACACAAAGCTCATTGGGAAAAGTGATAGGGGACACGGAGTAATATTTACTAAGATGCCAATCCCAGGTCGGATTGATATTAACAAGAAGCGAGATCCAGGAATTGGTGATTATTTGGAAATTTCTATACAGAAGTCTACGAGGGCATCACTCTTTGGTGAAGCACTTGCTATAACTAACACTACGGAAAAACAGGGCAAAACCGACCGCCAGAAATTGACGGTTTTAAGGAAAAATAGTCGGTTAAAGACTTAAAACTGACGATATAGTGTGGTCAGTTTAACACTGGTCGGTTATGATATATGGTCGGGTTTAATAGTCATAACCGACCATACACGTGGATGGTTATGTGTCCTTTCCCTGAACCAATAAGTGGGGTCATTTTGTACACGTATCACCACGTGTGCACACATGATGCCATGTCATCTGCTCAAAACCGACCACCAGTTGTCGGTTATGTGTTCTTTTTAAATGTTGACTGAAACTTataaccgaccgtggtcaaaATGTGCACAATGGTCGGTTTAAAACCAGAATCCAACTTAACTAGACATAACCAACCACCCTGTCAAGAACATAGTCGGTTTTACGAAGAAGATGGTCGATTATGTCTATAAACGGTCGGTTTTTTGGGAATTGTAATGGTAAAAAATGGTCGGTTATGTCTTCTGTCGATCGGTTTTGAAgctaaattttttttaaaaaaaaggcAGGTTTTCTGCAGTCCCATACCAAACCAATTCAAatcaatccaaatcaacaaaaCACCAATTCTCTACACATCCAAATCAACAAAACACCAATTCTCAATTCAACACAATCAATAcatcaaatcaaataaaatacTCAATACGATAAAACACTAATATATATAATGTCATAACCATAATATATTCATTCAAACAAAATACTAATTCCGACAACCGGAGCATCAAACCGCAACGTAGCTTTAAAACCAACACAATAAAGTATCGCACTACAAACATATCATCATCCCATAAATGACAAACTTTTAAATTCCGACAAAAAAACTTCGGACGATTCACAGTCTTTATCTTCCTGCCCACCATCCCCACCATCATCATCAACGTCCTCATCATCCGTCACCTCGTCCTAGAATGTATAATCTTTGTCATCTTCCAAAGCACGCCGATTGTTTTTCTATATGCACAATTATAAACTAATTATAAAAAAGAAACAAATTATTTGCAAATGAGAACAAATATTTAAACAACACAAATTAGTTTATACCTCAGCAATACAAGTTTCGGTTTTCTGGATGATGTCTTCAACCAAACTCCCAACAATGTGTACAATCTCACCACCAATTAGGTTATTCCATTGCACTATTTGTTGGATCGGAGGATGGATTCGAGGCCTCAAGGGCGGTACAAGCAAATGTGGCTATCTTCTCATCGGATAGTTGGCGAGCAAACCGACTTGGATTAACACGAATCTCTATAAGCATGTTTATCACGATGGCAAGATAGATCTTGTCGGGGATAGCTTCACGTTATCTAGGAGCGGATGAGGTTGAGCCGGCTTCATTCCGGGTGGAATCTCGGTAGCGCGTAGCTAATGTAGGCAAAATATCAGTGGCTCGAGCATTGGGGAATCCAACAACATAATTTTTCTTTGGCTTTTTACCTTCGGGGACCCCAAATGCTTCCATCCACCAATCTCATGGGTCATCTCTATCACCCATTTGTGTCACCTCCACAGGCATACGCTCAAGAATAGCGGCATTCGTTCCTACACAATTTTCAAGTTTTATTGGAACAATTAAATCTatataaacaaaaataaaaatgagaatgcacacttaattaaatctataaaaataaaaataaaaatgagaaTGCATGTTCCTACGCAATTTTCAAGTTTTATTGGAACAATTAaatctataaaaataaaaataaaatgagaATGCACACTTAATTCTATTTAAAAAAATGAGAATACATATGTAGACTTAAAAACAAATTCATTACCGCAATACGCATGGCAGCCGGAGTAGTATATACGGGATTTTCCGGATCCGATCCAACTCTCATATGACACTTATCCCAAACCTCAAGTCTCGTCGGTTTCTTCTTATTTTTATTTGTCATTACCTTTCAACATATTAAACAACTTATATTAGCACGTACTTAATTGGCATAATTAAATGAAataaatgtgtgtgtgtgtgtgtgtgggtGTCTGAAAAAATGTCATTACCTCTCGCATTTTGTGAAATGACCGAGCACCGGCACTATGTAATCTTTCAACTTGTTGCCGGTTAGCGGATCCAACCGACGACCTATGTAAGTGCCCTTCATTTGTCTCCCAATACTTTAAAAGATCCTTCCAAAAAGCAACGGACCAATAAGGCGGCTTTAAAGATTCCTTTGAAATGCCCTCTTCTCTTGCTTTTCTGTCAACTCTTTTTTTTAACTCATTCAACATCCTTTTGTTTGCACCTTGATGTGATCTTCAACAATTTTTCGGGCTTTTGAACGGCTTTGCCCCTTAAGATGTctataatatttctaaaaattGCAACAAATATTAAGGATAAATGCATCATAACATCAAGAAACAAATGCAAACAAAAAAAGGGTTTTAAACTTACTTGAAACTCTAAAACCCTTGCATTTAACCAACCGGGATTATGTTCTTCAATGTCGGTAAAAGTATAATGCCCAATAGGCCACTTCTCCCGAATCATGCTTAACAAAGTCTTTTTAGCGGTATCATTTTCAATACCATATACAAACAAAGCGATGAACATAATCTAATGCACTTAAGAATACAACAATATGTAGAAATAATGCAATTTAAAAACTTATTTAAGACTTACTGTCCATCGGAGATATCAATGCGGTATGGCTTCAATGGCGGTTTTTCTCCATAGATGTCACGTAAATGTGATCGAATCGCCTTCCTCGCCATTCTCGTTCCTCGTTAGGTGTCATGTGTCTAGTCGGATCATTCGGGTCCGAATCTGAATCCGTCGGCTCATCACGCAAACTCAATTTCCCGATCTTTTTCTTTCCTCTACCATAGCCCTTAGTGCCCTTTCCATTGCCCTTAGAAGTGCCTTTTCCACCATTACCCTTGAAAGCTTTTCCCTTTCCCttatctttttctttttcaacttccttccccttccctttccTCGCCATCGCAAACAACACCGTTGTAATCATGATCATAGGTAGCATCCAAGTAAAAAGATcctaaaatgaaaaatataagaATATATTAGCACAAATATACGAACATACAAATCGATGacaaaaatgcatataaaatgtATGCACTAAATCAAATAAATTGACTTGCATATAAAAATGTATCCAACAATTACATAAATTAAACCATACCATCAAATAAACTTAATTTCACTATTTATTCAATAAATTGAAGTTTGAAAACTCATATATTAACTTCGATTACAAACCTCGATTACGAAATCacatcacataaaaatgcataggAAATTATTCAACATTTTCACAATTTATCCAAAAATTACATAAATTAAACCATATCATCAAATAAACTTAATTTCACTATTTATTCAATAAATTAAAGCTTCAAAACTCATACATTAACTTCAATTACAAACCTCAATTACGAAATGAAATTATGAAAGCGTAAACATATATACAAACATATTACAAGGGCGTAAATATACATCACACACACATACGTATATTCAAAAAATTAAAGCTATAAAACTCACGTAATTAAGGTACAATTATAAATTTTGAGTACGAAATAAAATTACGTGAGCCGAAAGAGAAAACCCCTAAAAATCTGCCCTAAAAACAGATTTATACTTATACATATCTCAACAAACCGATGAAAAAACCCAGATTTTTACTTATACGTATATTCAACAAACCGACCAAAACCGACGAATATTTTTCATGCAAAAACTTATCAAAACTGAAAATTACGATTTGAACTTCGATTTGAAGTTCATTTTGAACTTTGATTCTTAATTTACCCACacaaaaaacatatatataacCTCGAatcttatatataaatatatatatatacttacattGAGTGAGAAATAGAGAGGAGATTTTGAGTGAGAAGCCCGGGTTCGTCGTTGATTGTATGCCATTGTTCTTCAGTTCGGAGATTTTGAGTGAGAAATTGAGAAAATAGATTTTGAGAAGAAATagataaaagaaaatgaaaagtttttttatttATACCACGCTTAAAACTGACTGTCGTGTCGGTCGGTTATGAGGTTGAAATGTGTGTAGCATGCAAAACGACGTCGTTGCTGTTAAAGGTAGGGTTTTTaatttttcataaaaaaaatcTTCCTAAAATAGTGTCGGTTTTAGTACATGGTGGTCGGTTTTAAGTAACCCTAGAAACCCTAATGGTCGGTTATGACTAACCCTAGAAACCCATAAATTCAAAAAAAACTTTAAAAAACAtgattaatattatttaaatagccTAATATTTGGTACATTTGTTCGCTTTCATTATGTCTGTCCATCTATACGGTTTAATCTTGTGTaatttacaattttaaatatatatttatttatttcaaatttttaagtaaatttgctaaatttttttttttgctaaattaagTATATATCAACAGAAAGAAACGACACAAAAGGGATCAACCCTATGCTCTATGACAGGCCATAGAGAAAACTATCTCTAGCCAATCTAAAAAGAGAAAGATTGGAGAAAGAAAGTAATAAAAAACCCTACTACAAGCTAATACAGTGAATGAAATCTGGCCTAATATCTAGAATCTTAGAAAACCAAGCTGAGGTATTAAGTCTCGCCACAAAATCCTTTCTGATTCCAGTTAACAGCTTTCCAGGACCAAAAATGCCGGAGTCATGGGCTCGAGCACTACGCTCACGCCAAATATGATAGCAGAAAATTTGAGCACAACAAAGAGCCAAGGTGCTCTTAACTTTATCCGGGAGCTCTAGCAGGAAGGTGATGAAACTGTTCCAGGACTCCTCGTGAATATCAATACCGAATGGAGACATAAGATTGCGAAGGATCCAACTGCTATAAGGGCAATGAAGAAAAATATGGGAGGTTGTTTCTCGGCCACAGATGCACAGGAAGCATTGCTGAGAAGTCACCAGACCGAATCTATGAAGGCGAGCTAGAGTTTGGAGTCTGCCATGGCAAGCAACCCATTGGTGATGGGCATAACGGTTAACACGAAGTTTATGCCAAACTCCTGCGTGCCAAGGAACCAAATCTGCTGTAAAACGCAAAGAATTCCAGATATCCCAAGTTTTGGCCTTCGAAGCATCAATGCCATTCCATAACAAAACATCAGGCCCTGCATACAAAGTTGGGTGATCAAAATTTGAAAGCCAGTGCACCAATATTGGATCTAAGTGATGAGTTCGAGTGTTTGCTGTCGGGAGAGACCACACCCCATTACAAATAATAGCATCAAGATTGTCACTATGATTTAAACCACTCTGGGAAATAATTGGAGAGAACACAGTTGATGTTAAACAAGAATGCTGCCACCAAGGATCGAACCAAATAGAGATAGAAGAACCATTTCCAATTTTGTAAGACACAAAACGCATAGCCAAAGGACGAAACTTTAGCACTTTTTTCCAAATCCATGAACAATCTGAAGGTAATTTAGTTGTCCAAAATTTTTTGCCTTTGAGAACAGTTTTGTTCACCCAGGAAGCCCACAGAGTGGATGACTTCGTGATAACCTTCAACAAATGATAAATGATCTGAGATTTGTTCCATTCACGCATATTTCTCAAGCCAAGACCTCCCTCCTCTCTGGGAAGGCACACAGTTTATCATGAAATTTTTGCACCACCTTTGTGGTTAATATTTCCACGCCATAAGAACCTGGTGAGAAGGGATTGAATATTTGCATGAATGGTAGCTGGAAGGATGAAATGATTACACCAGAAAGCCTGGATAGCACAGATAACCGATTTGAGAAGCAAAGTTCTCCCAGCCAAAGACAGCAGCAACGAAGTCCATGAGTTCAGCCTGGTCGTGATTTTGTTAATGAGAGGCATGCAGTCATTAACACAGAGTTGACCTGTGATTAAGGGGACCCCATGAAAATGAACTGGAAAATTGCCTCGAGGGATAACAAGAGTATCAAACCAAGTAGTAAAAACATATATGTACTCGTTAAAATAATCTAATTTTTTGTGTctaagcatattttgacatgaagttaacattcgtacggtttgatcatttaaaatttattttaaaattatgatgAGTACATCGAATGTTAAGTTCAACTTATTCTGTCTACTGGATGGCGGCATACTAATTGAAGTTATTATTTCACGCTATTTtacttattatattatttaaatagccTAATATTTGATATATTTGTTCATTTTCATTGCGTCTGtccatccatacggttcgatcttgtgtaatttataattttaaatttatatttatttatttatttcacatTTTTAAGTAAATTTGCTAACTTACTTATAAAAACGTATTTGTACTcgttaaaaaatatatttttttgtgtctaagcatattttgacatgaagttaacatccgtacggtttgatcgttaaaaatttatttcaaaattgaCTGTTGACTGACACGGATAAAACCGACCGAAGTCAAACAGGCACTTTGGTCGGTTATAAGTCAGAAGACACGTAAATTCTTTATAACTGACCGTTTGTTTAAGAAGACAGCCGATTTTACGAAGAATgttgtaataactcaaatttttgagactttgtaaaaacgtttaatgaatattAATCCTGACATATAGGGAAAATTTTATAGCCCACACTATAttgtgcataagaaaatgagtttcgaagttgatattatgattatacgtaccaaatgagtgtatgtaaacgctattagttttcgaagagaacaaactttgaaaaacgaccatatttgcgaatcatcgaggattacgggaatcacaatataattacgaattaaaaccctatggatttatatccaaggacaatacttcaaaatataaaggataaatacgaaaggatttacgccgcGAACTGTTTatgagaaattattacgaaaacgtttaaacaatcgaacaaacgcgtaaacgattaaataaacgtatcacactaactaaccatggtagaaaagtaaccatgtttactttatcaaatagtaagctaaggttATAGAAATGATCATCTAAGGCTAaaaaatagtaagctaaagactaaactactagcttagcttgtaatctagaaAGGCTAGCAAGATTTGTCCAAGGATTTGTCAACATAAATCTATTTTAGGTTATATACTAGAGAATATAAAAGCATATATCACAAACATTATTCAAGAAGCACCCAAGAAGCAACACAAAAACTCTCTCGCTCTCTCCCACAACCTTCTTCATTCGGCCCTAGCAAGAAACAAggagaaatcaaattcaaaacttCAAGATCTAGCCATAAATAAattcccccattaattctcaagcttcatacaCCCTAcactaaggtaagataaatttttaagctcattttatAAAGATTTGATGgttgaaataaattcaagaagagtgaatagtaactcttctttggtttcttcattttaatggttgttttaggttccaaaagccctaccaagcactcccaagacttcaccatcatcaagaacacatatcaagctctcaataaagttataaatctttgacccatccttacttaagatttaagttcaagaatcttttagAACATAGCTGTCAACCTATTTTTGGTGAatgtattgttgtaatcttgatgtttagttaagtagatttaaggttgatggtTGTTGCCtaaagaacatgatgttcttaaGAGGATTtggtgtggtgatgatgatatgatggttgtaggtggtagtataaagatttaaggcgtaaacgaaactcgaatcgtaaccgtaatctcgctaaaacgaacaaaatgtaacattaagtttctgcagaaagtcccaaagatataaactgtagtttattaaaaaaacaacatttattatgatataacatgttataaggatcttttaggtgcttgaatcgcttgattccgatttacggatcaaaagttatggatgttttactaaaagtgatttacgcgacaaaaactgctacgaattacgaaatttggaaataaaaatgatcgacttaaaaatgttcataaatcaagaaatttttacagagagtattaaatagagttccttaacttctataaatatttcaattgaaaataatgatttctcaattttataaaaatatcggagacAAGGCCACAcgattagaaaaccgtagaatccataagcggagccgacgataaAAATGAAAACGGATATAAGGTAATTCGAAAAAGAAAGCGACCGTAATATAAATAAgtacttaaagaaataataagggtaatataagtgAGGGGatgcataataagtagcatatgagtgcgagtcgccgtaaagtagaacgggacctaacaaaacgattTATGTTTATGGTgatagatttccgagcggaacctagagcatcctccacctcgagatacccagtcaagtttacaaacccaactccatttactgttcTGTTGTGAAAGagttgttttattatcattgcataaataccatgatTTCCATGATACTAAGTAATTgagttttcgcataatgtagcgatgttgtacgatacgTATATGTCATAAAATGTTTAACTCCGCCACaagcgtgacgtataattataagaccgagagtcggtcgggattttaaaataaaaacccgggaattattctggtgatatttataggacgattgaagtccatagtagttatatttcaagggactcaacgtccacttacgaaacattaaataccttgaacttttattaaaacaatttccaaagatcgtattccctcaactatattttattattcgaataataaatattaattaactattcatttattatgggagaagtatttTCCAACGATTATCTActtcaaacccgattaaatattaaagattattaaattacttaaacataaatcggttgaggaatattatttcaatgttcctttaaagtataattattcgaggtttaattatttaatgattaatatttaattattaattatttattaaatgatttatttatgatttaaaaatcataatacctgatttaaaatactttctgatttttggaaaatc
This genomic interval from Apium graveolens cultivar Ventura chromosome 8, ASM990537v1, whole genome shotgun sequence contains the following:
- the LOC141679505 gene encoding uncharacterized protein LOC141679505 — encoded protein: MREWNKSQIIYHLLKVITKSSTLWASWVNKTVLKGKKFWTTKLPSDCSWIWKKVLKFRPLAMRFVSYKIGNGSSISIWFDPWWQHSCLTSTVFSPIISQSGLNHSDNLDAIICNGVWSLPTANTRTHHLDPILVHWLSNFDHPTLYAGPDVLLWNGIDASKAKTWDIWNSLRFTADLVPWHAGVWHKLRVNRYAHHQWVACHGRLQTLARLHRFGLVTSQQCFLCICGRETTSHIFLHCPYSSWILRNLMSPFGIDIHEESWNSFITFLLELPDKVKSTLALCCAQIFCYHIWRERSARAHDSGIFGPGKLLTGIRKDFVARLNTSAWFSKILDIRPDFIHCISL